A single region of the Methylocystis echinoides genome encodes:
- a CDS encoding type II toxin-antitoxin system RelE family toxin: protein MKTIIFTVAAARDLDALPVAAREQVIEALSRLAVEGVGDVKRLSGREGFRLRVGVYRVLFTQDMSTIVAIYVGRRQSTTYSRS, encoded by the coding sequence ATGAAAACGATTATATTCACGGTTGCGGCGGCCCGGGATCTGGATGCGCTGCCCGTGGCGGCGCGGGAGCAGGTCATCGAGGCCCTGTCCCGTCTGGCGGTGGAAGGGGTTGGAGACGTGAAGAGGCTTTCGGGGCGAGAGGGCTTCCGGCTCCGCGTCGGCGTCTATCGGGTTCTCTTCACGCAGGACATGAGCACGATCGTCGCAATCTATGTCGGGCGTCGGCAGAGCACGACCTATTCCAGGAGCTGA
- a CDS encoding helix-turn-helix domain-containing protein → MGKVQIIRTPGGEELVVLPRADYEALLADAGAACGDDEDAEDVAIFDQRMAALSENPDEMLPWEVSAALLRGATRIRALREWKGVRQRELAARAGLGQGYLSDIERGRTHGSPEARANIARALDVPTEWLR, encoded by the coding sequence ATGGGCAAGGTTCAGATCATCCGCACACCGGGCGGCGAGGAACTCGTCGTTCTGCCGCGTGCGGATTACGAGGCGCTGCTCGCTGACGCGGGCGCGGCTTGCGGAGATGACGAAGACGCCGAAGATGTGGCGATTTTCGACCAGCGCATGGCGGCGCTCTCGGAAAATCCGGACGAGATGCTACCCTGGGAGGTGAGCGCGGCCCTGCTCAGAGGCGCAACGCGCATCCGGGCGCTCCGTGAGTGGAAGGGCGTGCGTCAGCGGGAACTCGCCGCCCGCGCGGGTCTGGGACAAGGCTATCTGAGCGACATCGAACGCGGTCGAACGCATGGTTCGCCGGAAGCGCGGGCGAATATCGCGCGTGCGCTGGACGTGCCGACCGAGTGGCTGCGCTAA
- a CDS encoding polysaccharide deacetylase family protein codes for MKTLAKLSFCATLLAAATAGAQEDCGPVAIDPVAGATGARVENYAAIFESCAKDGEMRLATRRMRVDGDSLLLIVDPQTLQTALARAACWRCAATTDAEQADTRFLQALRPPPEGSRPPALVNAGLIHGKGAGSYVTGDLCPSQKPLDRDFIEEVAAQGPGTPLTLAVSGGWIAHHGADFAWLQEKRRSGALAITWADHSYSHPFAPGLKDVQNYLLRPGVDLDREIFETEKILIAHGETPSVFFRFPGLVSDAALLEKLRERHLVALGADAWLALGPPPRDGSVVLVHPNGNEPGGLKIFSRLLKSGRIPLPLRPIVEAP; via the coding sequence GTGAAAACCCTGGCCAAGCTCTCATTCTGCGCAACCCTGCTCGCCGCCGCAACCGCAGGCGCGCAGGAAGACTGCGGCCCCGTCGCCATCGACCCCGTCGCCGGCGCGACCGGCGCCCGCGTCGAGAATTATGCCGCGATCTTCGAGAGCTGCGCGAAGGACGGAGAAATGCGCCTCGCCACGCGGCGCATGCGCGTGGACGGCGATTCGCTGCTGCTGATCGTCGACCCGCAGACGCTCCAGACCGCGCTGGCGCGCGCCGCCTGCTGGCGCTGCGCGGCCACCACCGACGCCGAACAGGCCGACACCCGCTTCCTGCAGGCGCTGCGCCCGCCGCCGGAGGGAAGCCGCCCGCCGGCGCTGGTCAACGCCGGCCTGATCCACGGCAAGGGCGCCGGGAGCTATGTCACGGGCGACCTCTGCCCCAGCCAGAAGCCGCTCGACCGGGACTTCATCGAGGAAGTCGCCGCCCAGGGCCCCGGCACGCCGCTGACGCTCGCCGTCTCGGGCGGCTGGATCGCCCATCACGGCGCGGATTTCGCCTGGCTCCAGGAAAAGCGCCGCTCCGGCGCGCTCGCCATCACCTGGGCGGATCATTCTTACTCCCACCCCTTTGCGCCGGGCCTGAAGGACGTGCAGAACTATCTGCTGCGCCCCGGCGTCGACCTCGACCGGGAGATTTTCGAAACCGAGAAGATTCTCATCGCCCATGGCGAGACGCCCTCGGTCTTCTTCCGCTTTCCGGGCCTCGTCTCCGACGCGGCGCTGCTGGAGAAGCTCAGGGAGCGTCACCTCGTGGCGCTCGGGGCGGACGCATGGCTGGCGCTGGGCCCCCCGCCGCGCGACGGCTCCGTGGTGCTGGTGCATCCCAACGGCAATGAGCCCGGCGGGCTCAAGATTTTCTCCCGCCTGCTGAAAAGCGGCCGCATCCCGCTGCCCTTGCGGCCGATTGTGGAGGCGCCCTGA
- a CDS encoding GNAT family N-acetyltransferase, with protein sequence MSSRKFSSGKPPSFEVSANESAEIAARLGAEVAARFGPRDEAPLSLLLRDEAGALVAGLNGVVHWRWLYIRHLWVAPEARGQGLGTRLVAAAEAAARDKGAVGAYIDTFEAAVAALYEKLGFSRVGEIADFPVGRKRIFLSKRLGRVEADGP encoded by the coding sequence ATGTCTAGCAGAAAGTTTTCTTCAGGGAAGCCGCCAAGCTTCGAGGTCAGCGCGAATGAATCCGCCGAGATCGCGGCGCGGCTCGGCGCGGAGGTCGCGGCGCGCTTTGGTCCCCGCGACGAGGCCCCGCTGTCCCTCCTTCTGCGGGATGAAGCTGGCGCGCTCGTCGCCGGACTCAATGGGGTCGTCCATTGGCGCTGGCTTTATATACGTCACCTGTGGGTCGCCCCCGAGGCGCGCGGTCAGGGGCTGGGGACGCGCCTGGTCGCGGCGGCGGAGGCGGCGGCGCGGGATAAGGGGGCGGTGGGCGCCTATATCGACACATTCGAAGCGGCGGTCGCGGCCCTGTATGAGAAGCTGGGGTTCTCGCGGGTGGGGGAGATCGCGGATTTCCCGGTTGGGCGGAAGCGCATTTTTCTCAGCAAGCGGTTGGGGCGCGTGGAAGCCGACGGGCCGTAG
- a CDS encoding zinc-dependent alcohol dehydrogenase family protein, with protein sequence MSAMVLRRPGTPLVREERPLPAPGPGELLLRVEACGVCRTDLHVVDGELTQARLPIIPGHEIVGRVEAVGAGVTGFATGARVGVPWLGHTCGHCPYCASARENLCDDPLFTGYTRDGGYATHTIVDASYSFPLPEGVDATTLAPLLCAGLIGWRTLKMAGPARIIGIYGFGAAAHIIAQVAILQGRRVHAFVRPGDDAAAQFALSLGAASAQGSDAPSPEKLDAALIFAPVGALVPRALASVRKGGAVVCGGIHMSDIPAFPYALLWEERRLLSVANLTREDAREFLTLAPTLPLTMQSVPYALSQANEALADLREGRLQGAAVLVPSPLPA encoded by the coding sequence ATGTCCGCCATGGTCCTGCGCCGCCCCGGGACGCCGCTTGTCAGGGAAGAGCGCCCGCTGCCGGCGCCCGGCCCCGGCGAGCTGCTGCTGCGCGTCGAGGCCTGCGGCGTTTGCCGAACCGACCTTCACGTCGTCGACGGCGAGCTGACGCAGGCCAGGCTCCCCATCATCCCCGGCCATGAAATCGTCGGCCGCGTGGAGGCGGTCGGCGCCGGCGTAACGGGCTTTGCGACCGGCGCGCGCGTCGGCGTGCCCTGGCTCGGCCACACCTGCGGCCACTGCCCCTATTGCGCCAGCGCGCGCGAGAACCTTTGCGACGATCCGCTCTTCACCGGCTACACGCGCGACGGCGGCTACGCCACGCACACGATCGTCGACGCGTCCTACAGTTTCCCGTTGCCGGAAGGCGTCGACGCGACCACGCTGGCGCCGCTGCTCTGCGCCGGCCTCATCGGCTGGCGCACGCTCAAGATGGCGGGGCCGGCGCGCATCATCGGCATCTACGGCTTCGGCGCCGCCGCGCATATCATCGCGCAGGTTGCGATCCTGCAGGGGCGGCGCGTGCACGCCTTCGTGCGGCCGGGCGACGACGCGGCGGCGCAATTCGCTTTGTCGCTGGGCGCGGCGAGCGCGCAGGGGTCCGACGCGCCATCGCCTGAAAAGCTCGACGCGGCGCTGATCTTCGCGCCTGTCGGCGCGCTCGTGCCGAGGGCGCTCGCATCCGTGAGGAAAGGCGGCGCCGTCGTGTGCGGCGGCATTCACATGAGCGACATCCCCGCCTTTCCCTATGCGCTGCTGTGGGAGGAACGCCGGCTGCTGTCGGTCGCAAATCTCACCCGCGAGGACGCCCGCGAATTCCTCACGCTGGCGCCGACGCTGCCGTTGACAATGCAAAGCGTCCCTTACGCGCTGTCACAGGCGAATGAGGCGCTCGCTGATTTGCGCGAGGGGCGGCTGCAGGGCGCGGCCGTGCTCGTTCCATCCCCGCTCCCCGCTTAA
- a CDS encoding AAA family ATPase, with protein sequence MSPQVPAEIVDFLTRQIGATKTITTHISVVLLGPTRVFKLKRPVRLPYLDFSTPARRLDMCARELALNSRFAPALYLGVRRVTRESDGALALDGAGTFLDAVVEMRRFPDDALFDEMARDGRLTKDMIARLARHVALAHDAAAPDFSQGGAAAMRAIVDSMEASLRQSPPAPMAAVAAHLACLRQTLDGHAALLDARRAGGKVRPCHGDLNLRNICLYDGEPTPFDGIEFSDAISTIDVLYDIAFLLMDLWRADLRDHANVAFNRYLDARAEDEAEGLALLPFFMSLRATIRAHVEASQGHAETARVFFDLSRDLLAPSRGRIVAIGGFSGSGKSTVTAALAPRLAPAPGARVFNSDRIRKSLFGAAPTQRLPPEAYAPEVSARVYREMFDAAARVAKAGWPVIVDAVFDRPVDRAEIEKAACAAGIGFDGVWLDVDLAQRRKRVAERVNDVSDATADIVDTQATKDTGQIYWTRVDASGDVATIALRLPLSA encoded by the coding sequence ATGAGCCCGCAGGTCCCGGCCGAGATCGTCGACTTCCTGACCCGGCAGATCGGCGCGACAAAAACGATCACGACGCATATTTCGGTCGTGCTGCTCGGACCGACGCGCGTCTTCAAGCTCAAGCGGCCCGTGCGTCTGCCCTATCTCGATTTTTCGACGCCCGCGCGGCGGCTCGACATGTGCGCGCGCGAGCTGGCGCTCAACAGCCGCTTTGCGCCGGCGCTCTATCTCGGCGTCAGGCGCGTCACCCGCGAGAGCGACGGCGCGCTGGCGCTCGACGGCGCGGGAACGTTCCTCGACGCCGTCGTCGAAATGCGGCGCTTTCCCGATGACGCGCTTTTCGACGAGATGGCGCGCGACGGGCGGCTGACGAAGGACATGATCGCCCGGCTGGCGCGGCATGTGGCGCTGGCGCATGACGCCGCGGCGCCGGATTTTTCGCAGGGCGGCGCGGCGGCGATGCGCGCCATCGTCGACAGCATGGAGGCGAGCCTGCGGCAATCGCCGCCGGCGCCGATGGCGGCGGTGGCCGCGCATCTGGCTTGCCTGCGTCAGACGCTCGACGGTCATGCGGCCCTGCTCGACGCCCGGCGCGCAGGCGGCAAGGTGCGGCCCTGTCACGGCGATCTCAATCTGCGCAACATCTGCCTGTACGACGGCGAACCGACGCCCTTCGACGGCATCGAATTCTCCGACGCCATTTCCACCATCGACGTCCTGTATGACATCGCCTTCCTGCTGATGGATCTGTGGCGCGCGGACCTTCGCGATCACGCCAATGTCGCCTTCAACCGCTATCTCGACGCGCGCGCGGAGGATGAGGCGGAAGGCCTGGCGCTGCTGCCTTTCTTCATGTCGCTGCGCGCGACGATACGCGCCCATGTCGAGGCGTCCCAGGGCCATGCGGAAACGGCGCGCGTCTTTTTTGATCTGTCACGCGATCTGCTGGCGCCCTCGCGGGGCCGCATCGTGGCCATTGGCGGTTTCAGCGGCTCGGGGAAATCGACGGTCACGGCGGCGCTGGCGCCGCGCCTCGCGCCCGCGCCCGGCGCGCGCGTTTTCAACAGCGACAGGATTCGCAAAAGCCTGTTTGGCGCGGCGCCGACGCAACGTCTTCCGCCGGAAGCCTATGCGCCAGAGGTTTCCGCGCGCGTCTATCGCGAAATGTTCGACGCGGCCGCGCGGGTGGCGAAGGCGGGTTGGCCGGTGATCGTCGACGCGGTGTTCGACCGGCCGGTCGATCGCGCGGAAATAGAGAAGGCGGCGTGCGCCGCCGGCATCGGCTTCGACGGCGTCTGGCTGGACGTCGATCTTGCACAAAGGCGCAAGCGCGTGGCCGAACGCGTCAACGACGTATCCGACGCAACCGCCGACATTGTCGACACGCAGGCGACGAAAGACACGGGCCAGATATACTGGACGCGAGTCGATGCGTCGGGTGACGTCGCCACGATCGCCCTGCGGCTCCCTCTGTCCGCTTAA
- the mgtA gene encoding magnesium-translocating P-type ATPase: MTLSKNQISRQALIRAAAAPADAVLHDLDSSREGLAEDESARRLRRFGPNRVAQDSGGGLLRELARHVFNPLNGLLLTLAAASFALSDQRSAIVISAIVVLSVLLAFVQEHRANNAAAELRAMVRTHASVRRPGRAGDPFEEISLEELTPGDIVRLAAGDMIPADVRLIATKDLFINQSALTGESMPVEKFAAPAPGVEPMAAACLAFMGSNVLSGYGEAVVVATGAQTVFGQIGDTIVGAEEPTAFDESVKKFTLLMIAFMAVMAPATFFINGALKGDWLAAFLFAISVAVGLTPEMLPMIVTVNLAKGAMALAREKVIVKRLAAIQNFGAMDVLCTDKTGTLTQDRIILKRHLDIYGADSERVLEFAYLNSHFQSGLRNLLDVAVLQHADIAERLAPQQVFTKIDEIPFDFERRRLSVVVEQEDGARLLICKGAVEEIFTVSSRYEAESASGPLDPSHLDAAKQETAALNADGFRVIAVAYKDVSRAQQVFTAADETGLTLLGYIAFLDPPKDSAAGAIADLRKAGVSVKILTGDNEIVTRKVCRDVGLEIEGLALGADVDAMDDDALAACVSGVTVFAKLSPPQKARVVSALRRGGHVVGYLGDGINDGPALKAGDVGISVDTATDIARESADIILLEKSLAVLNDGVLEGRKVFANILKYVRMGASSNFGNMFSVLGASVFLPFLPMTPIQILTNSLLYDFSQTAIPTDNVDEEFLEEPRKWEIGGIARFMLYLGPVSSIFDYATFMLMLVVFDAWDKPQLFQTGWFVESLFTQTLVIHIIRTRRIPFIQSRASGALILTTIIVCLIGAALPYSPLAPVFGFTPLPPAYWPIVGLFLISYAILAHLAKTAYFERFEE; this comes from the coding sequence ATGACGCTATCAAAGAATCAAATCAGTAGACAGGCGCTGATCCGCGCAGCCGCGGCGCCGGCCGACGCCGTGCTCCATGACCTCGACTCCTCGCGCGAGGGTCTCGCCGAGGATGAGTCCGCGCGCCGTCTGCGGCGTTTCGGGCCGAACCGCGTTGCGCAGGACAGCGGCGGCGGCCTCCTGCGCGAACTCGCGCGCCATGTCTTCAATCCGCTCAATGGCCTGCTGCTGACGCTCGCCGCCGCATCATTCGCGCTCAGCGACCAGCGCTCGGCCATTGTCATCTCCGCCATCGTCGTGCTGAGCGTGCTGCTCGCCTTCGTGCAGGAGCATCGCGCCAATAACGCCGCCGCCGAACTGCGGGCCATGGTGCGCACCCACGCCTCCGTGCGACGCCCCGGCCGCGCCGGCGATCCGTTCGAGGAAATCTCGCTCGAGGAACTGACGCCGGGCGATATCGTGCGTCTCGCCGCCGGCGACATGATTCCCGCCGATGTGCGGCTGATCGCGACGAAGGATCTGTTCATCAATCAGTCGGCGCTCACCGGCGAATCAATGCCGGTCGAGAAATTCGCCGCGCCGGCGCCGGGCGTCGAGCCGATGGCGGCCGCCTGCCTCGCCTTCATGGGCTCGAATGTCCTGAGCGGCTATGGCGAGGCCGTTGTCGTGGCGACCGGGGCGCAAACCGTTTTCGGCCAGATCGGCGATACGATCGTCGGGGCGGAGGAACCCACGGCCTTCGACGAAAGCGTGAAGAAGTTCACGCTGCTGATGATCGCTTTCATGGCCGTGATGGCGCCGGCGACATTCTTCATCAACGGCGCCCTGAAGGGCGACTGGCTCGCGGCCTTTCTCTTCGCGATTTCGGTGGCCGTCGGGCTCACGCCGGAGATGCTGCCGATGATCGTCACCGTCAATCTCGCAAAGGGCGCGATGGCGCTGGCGCGCGAGAAGGTGATCGTCAAGCGCCTCGCAGCGATCCAGAATTTCGGCGCCATGGACGTGCTGTGCACGGACAAGACCGGCACGCTGACGCAGGACCGCATCATTCTCAAGCGTCACCTCGACATCTACGGCGCCGACTCCGAGCGCGTGCTGGAGTTCGCTTATCTCAACAGCCATTTTCAGTCTGGCCTGCGCAACCTCCTCGACGTGGCCGTTCTTCAGCACGCCGACATCGCGGAACGGCTGGCGCCCCAGCAGGTTTTTACGAAAATCGACGAAATCCCCTTCGATTTCGAGCGGCGGCGTCTTTCGGTTGTCGTCGAACAGGAGGACGGCGCACGCCTGCTGATCTGCAAGGGCGCGGTCGAGGAGATCTTCACCGTCTCGAGCCGGTATGAAGCGGAAAGCGCCAGCGGCCCGCTCGATCCATCGCATCTCGACGCCGCAAAACAGGAAACGGCGGCGCTCAACGCCGACGGTTTCCGCGTCATCGCCGTCGCCTACAAGGACGTCTCGCGCGCGCAGCAGGTCTTCACCGCCGCCGACGAAACAGGGTTGACGCTGCTCGGCTACATCGCCTTCCTCGATCCGCCGAAGGACAGCGCCGCCGGCGCCATCGCGGACCTGCGCAAGGCGGGCGTCTCGGTGAAGATATTGACCGGCGACAATGAGATCGTCACGCGCAAGGTGTGTCGCGACGTCGGGCTGGAGATCGAGGGGCTGGCGCTCGGCGCCGATGTTGACGCCATGGACGACGACGCGCTCGCCGCCTGCGTTTCCGGCGTGACGGTTTTCGCCAAACTGTCGCCGCCGCAGAAGGCGCGCGTCGTCTCCGCCCTGCGCAGAGGCGGGCATGTCGTCGGTTATCTTGGCGACGGCATCAATGACGGGCCGGCGCTGAAGGCCGGCGACGTCGGCATCTCTGTCGATACGGCGACCGACATCGCGCGCGAATCCGCCGATATCATTCTTCTCGAGAAGAGCCTCGCCGTGCTGAACGACGGCGTTCTCGAAGGGCGCAAGGTCTTCGCCAACATCCTCAAATATGTCCGCATGGGCGCAAGCTCGAACTTCGGCAACATGTTCAGCGTGCTGGGCGCCAGCGTTTTCCTGCCCTTCCTGCCGATGACGCCGATACAGATCCTGACGAACAGCCTGCTCTACGACTTCTCGCAGACCGCCATTCCAACCGACAATGTGGACGAGGAGTTCCTCGAAGAGCCGCGCAAATGGGAGATTGGCGGGATTGCGCGCTTCATGCTCTATCTGGGGCCGGTGAGCTCCATCTTCGATTATGCGACCTTCATGCTCATGCTGGTCGTCTTCGACGCCTGGGACAAGCCCCAACTCTTTCAGACCGGCTGGTTTGTCGAGTCGCTCTTCACCCAGACCCTCGTCATTCACATCATCCGCACGCGCAGGATTCCCTTCATCCAGAGCCGCGCGAGCGGCGCGCTGATCCTGACGACGATCATTGTCTGCCTGATCGGCGCCGCCCTGCCCTATTCCCCGCTCGCGCCCGTCTTCGGCTTCACGCCGCTGCCGCCCGCCTACTGGCCGATCGTCGGGCTTTTCCTCATCAGTTACGCGATCCTGGCGCATCTCGCCAAGACCGCCTATTTTGAGCGGTTCGAAGAATGA
- a CDS encoding TIGR03808 family TAT-translocated repetitive protein translates to MPLITSTPSNIVFSNASGSDTLQGAIDRAQANGLPLFIAPGVYTQAPVIVSAPITIYARKDSVVLKSPGATAFSISVGSSSSSAVIRGVVLQGLNIDGENKPTGNGLAQFYKSERMVVEDCFFWRSASSGIYLQNSEGRITGNRCDNCVKGIVSVNGAAVAIEANYISNAKDNGIQCYHNPWATTQTFFDGVIIHGNRIYTTLNQSGGEGQNGNAIICSGLQYLRISDNLVWNANFSAIRIDYCRDVVISGNQIFATMEVAIFVENPADYPGGWRNVVVAANTIDNAGGGIVCANNNAGSRSATITGNTISNIKRNSFPLSTGYNHVTHGVGIWLAADCVVSGNTIENAESAGIAAIFSGTWNGSLPDRNSIAAIVSGNIVKYCNVGIGYSDNDFRTHCDISGNTIVGAATFQIVKMAATSLPAPAPAGNLYGPPAPVNGSPEMGSVTNSVTTRWTFSRNKIVARTV, encoded by the coding sequence ATGCCGCTGATTACCTCCACTCCCTCGAACATCGTTTTCTCCAATGCTTCCGGCTCGGATACTCTTCAGGGTGCGATAGATCGAGCACAAGCGAACGGATTGCCTCTCTTCATAGCGCCGGGCGTCTATACGCAGGCGCCGGTGATCGTTTCTGCGCCGATCACGATTTACGCTCGAAAAGACAGTGTTGTGCTGAAGTCTCCCGGAGCCACTGCCTTCTCTATCAGTGTTGGTTCATCGTCCAGTTCCGCTGTAATCAGGGGCGTCGTCCTTCAGGGACTGAATATCGATGGAGAAAATAAGCCGACCGGGAACGGGCTCGCGCAATTCTACAAATCTGAACGAATGGTTGTCGAGGACTGCTTTTTCTGGCGTTCCGCTTCCTCTGGAATTTATCTGCAAAATTCCGAGGGCCGCATTACGGGAAATCGTTGCGACAACTGCGTGAAGGGCATCGTGAGCGTGAACGGCGCGGCGGTCGCTATCGAAGCAAATTACATCAGCAATGCCAAAGATAATGGAATTCAATGCTATCATAATCCATGGGCTACGACGCAGACATTTTTCGATGGCGTAATCATTCACGGAAACAGAATTTATACCACGCTCAACCAATCCGGAGGGGAGGGGCAAAACGGAAACGCCATTATCTGCTCGGGGCTTCAATATCTGAGGATATCCGATAACCTCGTCTGGAATGCCAATTTCTCTGCGATCCGGATAGATTATTGCCGGGATGTGGTCATCTCCGGCAATCAGATCTTCGCAACTATGGAGGTGGCAATTTTCGTGGAGAATCCCGCGGACTATCCCGGCGGGTGGCGAAACGTCGTGGTCGCCGCAAACACGATCGACAATGCCGGAGGCGGAATCGTTTGCGCCAACAACAACGCGGGCAGTCGGAGCGCGACAATTACCGGAAACACGATTTCCAACATAAAGAGGAATAGTTTTCCGCTCTCCACCGGCTATAACCACGTGACCCACGGGGTTGGAATCTGGCTGGCCGCCGATTGCGTGGTCAGCGGCAACACAATCGAAAATGCTGAATCAGCCGGGATTGCAGCGATTTTTTCGGGAACCTGGAATGGCTCTCTTCCAGACAGAAATTCAATCGCGGCCATCGTGAGTGGTAACATCGTAAAGTATTGCAATGTAGGGATAGGTTATAGCGACAATGATTTCAGGACGCACTGCGATATCTCAGGCAATACGATTGTGGGCGCCGCTACGTTCCAGATCGTAAAAATGGCTGCAACCTCCTTGCCGGCCCCTGCCCCAGCAGGCAATTTGTACGGGCCGCCAGCGCCGGTGAATGGATCGCCTGAAATGGGAAGCGTGACGAATTCCGTCACAACAAGATGGACTTTCAGTCGCAACAAGATTGTTGCAAGAACAGTCTGA
- a CDS encoding glycosyltransferase family 4 protein, translated as MRIVIVNDHAHINGGAAKVAIDSAVGFARRGHRVVFFAAVGPVEPGLVEAGVDVVLLDQPDIASAGSLTRFGLQWLWNASASEKLAALLADYDPAETIVHVHGWAKALSPSIGRPLTRTRLPVVHTLHEYYLACPNGGFYDYGAARNCGRAAMSPGCLLHNCDSRGYHRKLMRVGRHALMRKASGLVETARHVITLSRLQREAVAPYLPRAVFHDVGNPIDVTDHGPRRAAETGDFIFVGRLSAEKGARYFAQAARLADVTPVFIGDGPEREALARAFPQARFLGWLAPEAVRAQMRAARALVFPSVWYEGQPLTVLESLALGAPVIVSDICAGREAVMDGENGYWFRSADPESLAQAILRLKDDAVARRMSDAAHARYWRDPLTLDRHLDAVSTVYDAAFADQRRRA; from the coding sequence ATGCGCATCGTCATCGTAAACGATCACGCCCATATCAACGGCGGGGCTGCTAAAGTCGCCATCGACAGCGCCGTCGGCTTCGCGCGGCGTGGCCATCGCGTTGTTTTCTTCGCGGCGGTTGGTCCGGTCGAGCCCGGCCTCGTCGAGGCGGGAGTCGACGTCGTGCTGCTCGATCAGCCCGATATCGCCTCGGCGGGCTCGTTGACGCGCTTCGGCCTTCAGTGGTTGTGGAACGCCAGCGCGTCAGAAAAGCTCGCGGCGCTTCTGGCCGATTATGATCCGGCGGAGACGATCGTTCATGTGCATGGCTGGGCCAAGGCGCTGTCGCCCTCGATCGGCCGCCCCCTGACGCGCACGCGGCTTCCGGTCGTGCATACGTTGCACGAATATTATCTCGCCTGTCCGAATGGCGGTTTCTATGACTACGGCGCGGCGCGCAATTGCGGACGCGCGGCCATGTCGCCGGGCTGCCTGCTGCATAATTGCGATTCGCGCGGCTATCACCGCAAACTCATGCGCGTCGGGCGCCATGCGCTCATGCGCAAGGCAAGCGGGCTCGTGGAGACGGCGCGGCATGTGATCACCCTTTCCAGATTGCAGCGGGAAGCGGTTGCGCCCTATCTGCCCCGCGCGGTTTTCCACGATGTCGGCAATCCCATCGATGTGACGGATCACGGTCCGCGCCGCGCGGCGGAGACGGGCGACTTCATCTTCGTGGGCCGTCTGTCGGCGGAGAAAGGCGCGCGCTATTTTGCGCAGGCCGCGCGGCTTGCGGATGTCACGCCGGTTTTTATCGGCGACGGCCCCGAGCGGGAGGCGCTCGCGCGCGCGTTTCCGCAAGCGCGCTTTCTCGGCTGGCTCGCGCCGGAGGCGGTTCGGGCGCAGATGCGCGCGGCCCGGGCGCTGGTGTTTCCCTCGGTCTGGTACGAAGGTCAGCCGCTCACCGTCCTTGAATCGCTGGCCCTCGGTGCGCCGGTCATCGTCAGCGACATCTGCGCGGGACGCGAGGCGGTGATGGATGGGGAAAACGGATACTGGTTCAGGTCGGCCGATCCGGAATCGCTTGCGCAGGCCATTCTTCGGCTCAAAGACGACGCCGTCGCGCGTCGCATGTCGGACGCCGCGCATGCGCGCTACTGGCGAGATCCGCTGACGCTCGATCGTCATCTCGACGCCGTCTCGACGGTCTATGACGCCGCCTTTGCCGATCAGCGGAGGCGCGCATGA
- a CDS encoding glycosyltransferase family 2 protein, translating to MKIAVAIATTGRPEVVSESLARLMRQSRRPDSVLIVGAAPSDAPAALQGAQFTLATTRGLAAQRNLALDLIGDSADVVVFIDDDYVAAPGFVTGVEALFAAHADVVAASGALIADGILRGGLSFAQADDLIADYVAPGEASVRASTGTYGCNMAFRRASAPHLRFDENLPLYGWLEDTDFSARYARFGRVVRCDHFAGVHLGVRSGRVSGLRLGYSQIANPLYLLRKGTATPAFALTLAARNLLANAVKSIRPEPDVDRRGRLRGNLLALADLLRGRTDPRRILEL from the coding sequence ATGAAAATCGCGGTCGCCATCGCCACCACAGGGAGGCCCGAGGTCGTCAGCGAGTCGCTTGCGCGGCTCATGCGCCAGTCCCGCCGTCCCGACAGCGTGCTGATCGTCGGCGCAGCGCCTTCGGATGCGCCGGCGGCGCTGCAGGGCGCGCAATTCACGCTGGCGACGACGCGGGGGCTCGCCGCGCAACGCAATCTTGCGCTCGATCTCATTGGCGACAGCGCGGATGTCGTCGTCTTCATCGACGACGATTACGTTGCGGCGCCGGGCTTCGTGACGGGCGTCGAAGCGCTCTTCGCCGCTCACGCCGATGTCGTCGCCGCATCCGGCGCGCTCATTGCCGATGGCATCTTGCGCGGCGGCCTCAGCTTCGCGCAGGCCGACGACCTCATCGCAGATTATGTCGCGCCCGGGGAAGCCTCTGTCCGGGCCTCGACCGGGACCTATGGCTGCAACATGGCCTTCCGCCGCGCGAGCGCGCCACACCTTCGCTTCGACGAGAATCTGCCGCTCTACGGCTGGCTGGAGGATACGGATTTTTCCGCGCGCTATGCGCGTTTCGGGCGTGTCGTGCGATGCGACCATTTCGCCGGCGTGCATCTTGGCGTCAGATCGGGCCGCGTTTCCGGGCTGCGACTCGGCTACTCGCAGATCGCCAATCCACTTTATCTGCTGCGCAAGGGCACGGCGACGCCCGCCTTCGCGCTGACGCTGGCCGCGCGCAACCTGCTGGCCAATGCGGTGAAGTCGATCAGACCGGAGCCTGACGTCGACCGGCGCGGGCGGCTGCGCGGCAATCTGCTGGCGCTCGCCGATCTCCTGCGCGGACGCACCGATCCGAGGCGCATTCTCGAACTTTAG